Within Metabacillus schmidteae, the genomic segment TTATTAGCAAAGGATATAGAGAATTGGAGGAGGTGATGTTTATGTGAAAACGCACAAAAAAAATCCCTAAGCACACCACTTTGGACGTAAAGTGCTTAAGGACTCTCCTAGTTGGATAGATATCAACTATATTGGTATTATATCTAACTCCTTTTAAAATAAAAAGCATTTAAATTGAAAAGGAGGAAAACAATCATGAATTATACTCTTCATGTTTATAATCAGGAAATCATTAAAGAATCAACAATGGCCTTAATCCCTCATTATACGAATACAGGTCATCTTCAGTGTACAATACTGGAAACATTCGGTGAAATTCGTGTAGAGGAAAGCCCTTCCTCTGTTTTAAATGAAAGCTGTGTCTATTATGGAGGCAGCTTTGACGGTAGTCTAAAGTCAGCAAGGCGAATACTAAAGCGACAAAAGAACCTCCCTATTATGGTGAGCTTACCACTGGAATACTGCATGATCCCACTGGGCTCACCCATGAAAAAAGATACAGCATGGGTTGCAGCCCATCATATTGAAGATGTTGAACCAAACGGAGCTAACTCTATCATTATCTTTTATAACAAAGTAAAACTGGAAGTAAACATAAGCAGTGCTGTCCTTGAACATCGAATAGCCAAAGCAGCACACATGATCAATACATACCGCCTCCGCCAAAAAATGTCCAAAAACAGAAAAAACAGCAACATAATCGCAGAAGATCGGGAAGAGTATTAACTGGTCCATGGGGACAGGTTCATTGTCCCAAAGGTCGCTACATTTATTAATATAGAGAAATTAGGGATGGTCACAGGGACCACCCCTAATTTAGGTAGATAGATTTAGAATGTAGATAAGAATAAGAAATTAATTGATTAAGTTTTCATTACTTTATCGGGGAGAGAGATTTTGGCTAATTCCTTTGAGAAAAATGTGTGAGATGCTAGGTTATAATAATCATTTTATATGTAGAATATACATGAAAAAAGGCACTGAATTTTTATAAAGCACGGATGAGTAAAATGTTATAATAGTTAAAAAATGGAACTGAGGTGAACCCTTCATGCCTGATTATACAAAGAAAACAGATGAAGATCTTATTCTTCTTAATGAAATTTATGGCGATTGGGAAGCTGGTGACGAACTGGAAAATCGGGGGTATGTACAAACTCGTAAAGGAGAATGGATCGAGGTTTATGAACCTTTCGTTACTGGTAGGACCTTATTATTCTTTGCTGGGATCATCGCCCTACTAGCAGGGTTATTTTGTACACATTTCATACTTGGTTATTCCACTAATTACACCATTCAAATTTGGGTAGGGTTTGTTGTATCACTTGTACTAATGATACTAACCAGAGGAAGATCGAAATTCTTTAATTTTATTTTTTATTTAGGCTGTTTTGCACTTCTGACAAGGTTATTCGTCAATATCATTGAATATAATGAGGGCCAATCATATATGAGCTTTCTTTTTGAAGATGAGACGACTGATATGATTGTCCTAATAAAGTATGGTTTATTCTACGCCATTTATATTTTCTTTGCTCCATACTTACTAATGAAATATGGAACCAGTTATGTGAGATTGCTTAGAAGCGCTAAGCCTATTAAGAATAAGTCATTAAATACTTAAGCTTAAAGTATTTAAGAACTGCTGGATACATGGGTGTTATGTATTGCTTATAAAAAGACTACTTAATGTAAGTAGTCTTTATAATTAAGTAAAAACATTCAATAGCCTCTAAGAATATCCTGTTCCTGGTATATAAAATGATAGCTAAACTCTCACAAATCCTATCCCAATGAAAATTCCAATACCATCGTTCCATCAAAACTTTAATCTCACAAAACATCAAGCTGACAACAATTCATCCTTATCCTTAACCTTCTTCTTAGCAACCAAATTAACAAACAACGTAATCAAAAACGCACATACCATACTCCCTACCATCGCTATAATAAAACCACTCATATTATCAGAAAGGAAAGGGGCCATGACAGATGGAACATAAGCAGTTCCGCGTACATCAAAGAGACCAACAAGCAAGCCTCCTATACCGGATGAGACAATGGCTCCGGCAAAAATAAGTTTGTTGGAGAACATGAATGGATACGCGGCTTCCACAAACGTACCAAACCCAATGTTAATCAAAAACCCTGGTGTTGCTACTGCAGCTTCTCCTTTATCACGAGGTGCAACAATATTAGCTAACGTAATGCCGGCTGATACCATGACTAAGCCGACCATATCGACCGCACCTAAGAAACTGTTCCCTGTACGTTCCATTTCCAATAAGACAATTGGAAGAATAGCAGCATGATAGATTCCACCAATGATAGCCGGCCAAATAAGTAAACCTGCGATCAATCCTGCAAGAATCGGATTCATTGCGACTAATGTATCTAATAATGATCGAATTCCTTCACCAAGCTGAAGAGCGATCGGAGCGAAAAGAAAATAGACGATTAATCCTGAGATTAAGCCGGCAATCCCACCAGCAGCAATATTGACAGTCGTAGCTGGAAATTTCCATTCCACACATTTTCTGAAAATATATTGAACTAAAAGCCCTGCACCAATCCCGCCGATCATTCCACCAATAATTCCGCCGCCCGTAGACAATACGCCCGCCACAATCCCGGCAACGATAGAAACCTCGTCAAGATCAGCCACTTGCTTCGCGGCAATAACCGCAAGAATAACTGGAAGGGCATTAATCATCACATCAAAAACATCTCCAAGCATTGATAAAGCAGGGATCTTACTTAATGCGAGAACCAAAGCCATCGCAATAAATCCAGGTAGAGAAGCAAGCATCATCCCGCGGATATTGATTCTTCTCCAAGATGACGTTTCTTCGGTATTACTGGAAGCAGTTACTTTCCCGATAATCGGACGGTAAGAAATCCCCCAATGCTTACTTAATGATGTAACAAAGGTCACGGCACGAGTTCGATTGGTTGTTCCAGTCGTTCCTGATGTGGAAATGACATTCACTCCTTTTGAACTGATTGTAGCCATGGAAGTACCGCCAGTCCCAGTTGCCGGCAACTTCTTTTTTGCTGCTGCTTCAACAGCATTCTTATTAGCACCGTTAGGATCAGCACTCATGAAGATGAGCCCATCAATCTCTCCATTTTCAATCTTTTCTGAAATTTCAAGATCTGTTTTTACAGCTTCCTCATTGACCTCTTTTAATGTTCCTTCAAGCTTTATATATGGCTTACTTGAATGTCTATCCCAGCCGTAAAGTGAGGCTTCAGTTGACTCTTTCACCGAATCCATCGACCCTTTAGCTGCAATAAACTGGATAGAGTGGCACTCCATCCCTGCTGCCTCAAGTTGCAACAGAAGCTCACCAAGAAGCTTCTCCGGCTCTTTCCCACCAAGAGAATAAAGATTCCCCCCACTGCTACCAAGAATAGCAACTTTCCTTTTCATTATAAATACCCCCAAAATTATTTAGTATATCTCCATATTATAATTTAATAGTTTAATTAATTAAAGTGGTAATGAAGAAAAGGGTCGGAGGGACAGGTCCGTCGTCCCGTTCGCTCACAGGTCCTGGTTGTAAAGATCTTAAGCTATAAAACAGATAATCAATTAAAAGATTGTTAGAAGGGGTGATTGATCCAATTTAGCTCTATTGCCATAAATAAGATATTAAAATTCCTGGAAAAAGTTTGCTCCCCTAAGGTAGACAGATTATTATTTTTTAATCAATCTACCTCTAGGGGAGCATATCAAAGGATATCCGGTGGTTTTCCTGCTATTTATTTTTTCTTTCCACAATCTATACACTTTTCAGTGAAATAATCATATTTATGGTATCTACGTAAAAAACAAAGGATCGATTTTAATTTTTTCATATGCAATTGCTCCTAAGATGTTTAAATGATATGTACTATCATACAAAATGAATGTTATTCACCTATTACAAACAAATTAAAATGTATGACAAAGCTATTAAATTAGAGTAATAGATGGGTCAAGGGGACAGGTCAACTGTCCCAAATAGTTATCATAAGATCTCCCATAATAGAACGAATTTAGATGTAAAGAGGGAATCAACATGAGCTTCGAGACATACTACTACTCTGCTATTCTTGCAGCCATAATATTTATTCGAATACGTGTGATTGTGCATTCAGTTAGTGTTCAAAGGCTAAAAGTTTCTACGCCTGTACAAAAATGGATGAATCTCTTAGACAGCTATTCAATTACCGATGTGAGAGAATCGGAATTACTTCGTATACAAGAAGAGTTAAAAGAAAACGATGGTTTTAAAGACATAAGAAAATCAGGATGTCAGGAAGGTACTAGTAAAAGCAATAAAGGATCGATAGGAGATAAGACCTGTAAAACAAGTTGTTTCCATTGGAGAAATAGATAAGATGACAGGCAATCAATTCGAAGTATTTATTAAAGAGTTTTTTGAGAGCCAAGGATACAGAGCAAAACTAACTAAACAGTCCGGTGATCAAGGAGTGGATATCATTCTTTTTATTGATGATAGAAAGATTCAATACCGTAGCTTTTAGAGGACTTGTTCTACAGTAAATTATAGAACAGGTCTTTTTATGTAGGTTTTTCGTACTATCCTAAAAAAAGGAAAAATAAGACATAATCCCTATACTTGCTGAGTATAATCCTTCCTTGAGAGCTTTGTTAGGACTACTACATAGAATGGGGGCTACAACATTGCAATGTGTAAAATGTCAGCATGAACAACAAGGTGGAAAGTTTTGTGTGAAATGTGGATCGAGGTTTGAGATGGAAATAGGGGGAGAGCCAGGTGCAGCGGCGGTACCAGCTGAGACTGTTCCTTATACCTCTCAGTCCCAGCAGGCATCCTATCAACCAGTTCAGCCACAGCCTTCTTCACAGCACGTCGAAACAGCTAAAAATGTTTCAAAGATGTATGTGAACTTCTTCCTTAAAGGATTAAAAAACCCAACAAACAGCTCTCAGGCTGTTTTTGGAGATCAGTTTGTAAATGGACTTATTACGATGGTTCTTTATGCCATTAGTATTCCACTCATGATTTACTTTGCGTTAAAAGGGCTGCCGATGTTAGGGGGAATGGTGGAATTTAGTTTTTCAGATGTTGTGGTGAAACCTGCTTTTTATTATTTACTTTTCATTGCGGTTATTGCGATTACTTGTTTTGCCGCGATTCGATTAGGGAAGTCCGTTGTCACGTTTAAGGATGTATTTGCCCGATTTGGCTCTTTTCTCGTTGTACCAACCGGCTTTTTGATTGTCGCCTTAATTTTATCATTACTTGGAGTTGAGCTCTCCTTCCTTTTTCTTGCTTTTGGATTTTTAGGTCTTTTTTTAGTTGTTCCTTTTACGATTTACAGCTTTAAAAAGGATGTTCCATCTGGTCTGGATGGTGTTTATGGGACCTTTTTAACGTATTTAGTGATCATTCTTTTAATCGTCTTGATTGGTGATGTTTTGCTTGGCCAATTAGAAGAGGCTATGAGTAGTTTCATTCCTTTTTAATAAGTCTTTTTAACAAACCTTCCATAATGGTGATGGTTGGAAGGTTTGTTCTTATCTTGAATGACGGAGGAGTTGAAGGAATGAGGTTTTGTGGAAATTGCGGAAATCAGCTCACAGAAGAAGAGGTGTTTTGTAGAAATTGTGGTCAACGACAGGAGGAAGTTACCGGGAAAACATCTCAAGTACGACCTGTTGAACAACCTTTACATACAAATAGCGAGCAAAAAACGAGATCAGTTAGCCAGCCTTCATCCTTTTTCAAAAGTAAACGATCAAAAGTTATCACGGTTATCTTTATTTGTTTTGCTGTTCTTTTATTTGGCGGGTATTATGCAGTGTCCAAATTAACAGCACCGAGTGCAGTAGTTCAACGCTTTATTGAAGCGATTAAACAGGAGGACGTTGCTGCCGTAAAAGAATTTATCAATGAGGGGCAGCTGGAGATGACGGCATCAACAGAACAAGTAAAGGTGTATCTAAACTACTTACATGATCATCCTCAATTGATAACGTCAATGGTCCAAGACCTTAAGCAACAGAGTGAATTGATAGAAACAGGGGAACAGCATGCGATCGGTGATGGCACTTCGTTTTATATGAATCTTGTCCTGGACGGTAAGAAGTGGGGGATCTTTGATCGATATGTTATTCAATTCACTCCATATTATCCTGTTGTCACAACGACTATTAAGGAAGCTGACATTTATTTTAATGATGAAAAGGCAGGTACATTAAATCAGGAAGAAGATATTTTCGGACCCTTTTTGCCGGGAGAATACAATGTGAAAGCGGTCATTGAGGGTGACTATGGAGAAGTGACTGCTGTTCAGCCATTACACATTTCACCTGAAGAACAGGATCTCTTTGTTCATCTTGACTGGGAAGAGAATTTTGTGCAGCTTTCCGGAAATTATGATGATGCTGACCTTTATATAAATAATAAGAAAACAAGTGATTCAGTAGGAGAACTAAATGCTCTAGGGCCGCTCATGAAGGACGGGTCAATCGAGGTATATGCTCAAAAGGAATTTTCGTCCGGCTTGAAAAAAAGCGAGGTGACAACCATTAAAGAAGATGTTGATCTTGTCGACCTAACGATTGATTTTGAAGAAGTAGAAGAACCTATGGAAAAAGAGATTGTGATCATAAAGGAGCAGGACGAAGCGACAGATTCGGATGAAGCGTTTGACCGTGCTGCAGAAAGTCAAGCAGTAAAGGATCGTGTCCGCCTGCACTACACAAGCATTAGTCAAGACAGTTTATCAACAGCATACAATGTTTTCTCCTCAGCACGTAAACGTAAGGTACCATTGGACGGCTGGGCAGCAGGCTTTAAGGAAAACATCCGCGATGATGTAACGACCCTTGAAGTTCAAGCCATTACGGAGGATAAAGCAACAGTATATCTTGAAATGACTTCCTACGATTCGCAGGAGGATGGTTCGGTCCTTGTACAGGAGTGGGGTGGCTATTGGCAGCTTGTTAAGGAGGATGGGCTTTGGATGTTGGATACACCTGAATTAAAGAAATTGAGTGCTAATAAACAGTGATGAAAGCGATGAAAAGAGCATCTTACATTCTACTTTTTGGTCTGCTTATCCTCACAGGTGCCTTCTTGTTTCCAGAAGCTGAAAAAAAGGAGACGAACTTACACGAAATGAAACATCATCCTTCTCTTACAGAGAAAGACCCTGTGAAAAGTGTACCTGTTGCTCAAGAGCACACTCAGGAGACACTTGAGGAAAAGGTTACAAGAATTGTTGAAAACATGACACTTCAGGAGAAGATTGGGCAGTTACTAATTGTGGGGTTTGATAGTACTCAAGTGAATGAACATATACAAACGATGATAGAGAAGTATCATGTTGGTGGTGTCATTTTATATGACCGGAATATGGAAACGTCAAAGCAGGTGACGTCTTTAACAAGTGAACTACAGACATTATCATCACTTCCTCTCTATATAAGTATTGATCAAGAGGGAGGGTCAATTGTAAGGATGAAGGATCATGTGTCACCTATCCCATCACAGCAGGATCTAGGTAAAAGAGGAAGTGAAGCAGACATTTATTCAATTGCGAGTCGGACAGGTAAAGAACTGTTAGCAATGGGCATTCAGCTTAATTTTGCCCCGGTATTGGATTTGTCTGAAACAGACTCGCGTTCGTTTGGAGAAGACCCCAAAAAGGCTGCAGCCTATGGAAAAGCGGCCGTGATGGGTCTATCAGATGCTGGAGTTATACCAACATTAAAGCATTTTCCAGGCAATGGGAGAAGTGGGGTTGATCCACACATTGAAGGATCCTCCGTTCATGCTGATAAAACAGACTTGGAGAACAGTGATTTATTCCCTTTTAAAAGTATGATTGATCATGTAAACCACGATGAGTTTTTTGTGATGGTCACTCATCTCACATACCCTGCCTATGACAAACAGAACCCTGCTAGTATCTCCCAAGCTATCATGCAGGATCTATTAAGAACTGAATTAGGCTTTGAAGGAATGATTGTAACAGATGATATGGAAATGGGTGCCGTAAGTAAACATTATTCTTATGAAGAACTTGGATACAAATCAATAAAGGCAGGAGCAGACCTCTTACTAGTCTGTCACACACTAGAAAATCAAGTAAAAGTAATAAATGGAATCGAAAAAGCAATAAAAGAAAACCGCCTACCACTCGAACGATTAGAAGAATCAGTAAAAAGAATCATAACACATAAATTGCAGTATGAATCGTAGGTGGGTCGGAGG encodes:
- a CDS encoding competence protein ComK; protein product: MNYTLHVYNQEIIKESTMALIPHYTNTGHLQCTILETFGEIRVEESPSSVLNESCVYYGGSFDGSLKSARRILKRQKNLPIMVSLPLEYCMIPLGSPMKKDTAWVAAHHIEDVEPNGANSIIIFYNKVKLEVNISSAVLEHRIAKAAHMINTYRLRQKMSKNRKNSNIIAEDREEY
- the nagZ gene encoding beta-N-acetylhexosaminidase, which translates into the protein MKRASYILLFGLLILTGAFLFPEAEKKETNLHEMKHHPSLTEKDPVKSVPVAQEHTQETLEEKVTRIVENMTLQEKIGQLLIVGFDSTQVNEHIQTMIEKYHVGGVILYDRNMETSKQVTSLTSELQTLSSLPLYISIDQEGGSIVRMKDHVSPIPSQQDLGKRGSEADIYSIASRTGKELLAMGIQLNFAPVLDLSETDSRSFGEDPKKAAAYGKAAVMGLSDAGVIPTLKHFPGNGRSGVDPHIEGSSVHADKTDLENSDLFPFKSMIDHVNHDEFFVMVTHLTYPAYDKQNPASISQAIMQDLLRTELGFEGMIVTDDMEMGAVSKHYSYEELGYKSIKAGADLLLVCHTLENQVKVINGIEKAIKENRLPLERLEESVKRIITHKLQYES
- a CDS encoding zinc ribbon domain-containing protein, with the protein product MNDGGVEGMRFCGNCGNQLTEEEVFCRNCGQRQEEVTGKTSQVRPVEQPLHTNSEQKTRSVSQPSSFFKSKRSKVITVIFICFAVLLFGGYYAVSKLTAPSAVVQRFIEAIKQEDVAAVKEFINEGQLEMTASTEQVKVYLNYLHDHPQLITSMVQDLKQQSELIETGEQHAIGDGTSFYMNLVLDGKKWGIFDRYVIQFTPYYPVVTTTIKEADIYFNDEKAGTLNQEEDIFGPFLPGEYNVKAVIEGDYGEVTAVQPLHISPEEQDLFVHLDWEENFVQLSGNYDDADLYINNKKTSDSVGELNALGPLMKDGSIEVYAQKEFSSGLKKSEVTTIKEDVDLVDLTIDFEEVEEPMEKEIVIIKEQDEATDSDEAFDRAAESQAVKDRVRLHYTSISQDSLSTAYNVFSSARKRKVPLDGWAAGFKENIRDDVTTLEVQAITEDKATVYLEMTSYDSQEDGSVLVQEWGGYWQLVKEDGLWMLDTPELKKLSANKQ
- a CDS encoding PTS sugar transporter — encoded protein: MKRKVAILGSSGGNLYSLGGKEPEKLLGELLLQLEAAGMECHSIQFIAAKGSMDSVKESTEASLYGWDRHSSKPYIKLEGTLKEVNEEAVKTDLEISEKIENGEIDGLIFMSADPNGANKNAVEAAAKKKLPATGTGGTSMATISSKGVNVISTSGTTGTTNRTRAVTFVTSLSKHWGISYRPIIGKVTASSNTEETSSWRRINIRGMMLASLPGFIAMALVLALSKIPALSMLGDVFDVMINALPVILAVIAAKQVADLDEVSIVAGIVAGVLSTGGGIIGGMIGGIGAGLLVQYIFRKCVEWKFPATTVNIAAGGIAGLISGLIVYFLFAPIALQLGEGIRSLLDTLVAMNPILAGLIAGLLIWPAIIGGIYHAAILPIVLLEMERTGNSFLGAVDMVGLVMVSAGITLANIVAPRDKGEAAVATPGFLINIGFGTFVEAAYPFMFSNKLIFAGAIVSSGIGGLLVGLFDVRGTAYVPSVMAPFLSDNMSGFIIAMVGSMVCAFLITLFVNLVAKKKVKDKDELLSA
- a CDS encoding restriction endonuclease, with protein sequence MTGNQFEVFIKEFFESQGYRAKLTKQSGDQGVDIILFIDDRKIQYRSF